The following proteins are encoded in a genomic region of Flammeovirga pectinis:
- a CDS encoding flippase — protein MGIKETFINWYKKDGVKSILKNINWLVLDRIIRMVGGLLINAWVSRYLGPSKMGIWDISISVSSLFLIFSSFGLDRLAIRNFVNSDRETTNTNLSVLFTMRASAALISFLTSGLILQYLADGSQERIIVGWMISSSILVQVFDIFTFKLQADLLSKYTVIAKGCGFIISSILKVICITENLSLEYFVATYLVDFIIGFLLLSIIFIKKYSFIKFKFSSTVFKDYWTSFFPLLLSSLAFIIYSKIDQIMIDRMIDETAVGVYTRAVKLNDIAIAIYTIMSSSLFPELTKQYNKSIKDLNKSYERICSLLSGLSYLGVIATIFLSDFVIDLLYGPSYSGAANNLKILIVGMIFLYNGGMKGNYLILLNKKKIITITSFASIFINVGMNALLIPKYGANGAAIASVFTLCFINFLINFLFKDTREVGRIQFRSFFLVHFIKKYIL, from the coding sequence GTGGGTATAAAAGAAACATTCATTAATTGGTATAAAAAAGACGGTGTTAAGTCTATTCTAAAAAATATCAATTGGTTAGTATTAGACCGAATTATTAGGATGGTTGGTGGATTACTAATCAACGCTTGGGTAAGTAGATACCTTGGACCATCCAAGATGGGTATTTGGGACATCTCAATTTCTGTTTCTTCGTTATTTCTAATCTTTTCTAGTTTTGGTTTAGATCGTTTAGCTATTAGGAATTTTGTTAATAGTGATAGAGAAACGACTAATACTAATTTATCTGTCCTATTTACAATGAGAGCATCTGCTGCTTTGATCTCATTTTTAACTAGTGGATTAATTTTGCAATATCTTGCTGATGGGTCACAAGAAAGAATTATTGTAGGATGGATGATATCCTCAAGTATTCTAGTTCAAGTATTTGACATTTTCACTTTTAAGCTTCAGGCAGACTTACTCTCTAAATATACTGTTATAGCCAAAGGATGTGGATTTATTATATCCTCAATACTTAAGGTGATCTGTATTACTGAAAATTTATCTTTAGAGTATTTTGTAGCCACTTATTTGGTTGATTTTATCATTGGTTTTCTTCTTCTCTCCATTATCTTTATCAAGAAGTATAGCTTTATAAAATTCAAATTTTCGAGTACTGTTTTTAAAGATTATTGGACTTCATTCTTTCCTCTTTTATTATCAAGTTTGGCATTTATTATTTATAGCAAAATAGATCAGATAATGATTGATAGGATGATAGATGAAACTGCCGTTGGAGTTTATACTAGAGCTGTAAAACTTAATGATATTGCTATTGCAATTTATACAATAATGTCGAGTTCACTTTTCCCAGAACTCACTAAACAATATAATAAAAGCATAAAAGATTTAAACAAGTCGTATGAAAGGATTTGTTCATTATTATCAGGCTTATCATATTTAGGAGTTATTGCAACAATATTTCTAAGTGATTTTGTAATTGATTTATTATATGGTCCATCCTATTCTGGAGCCGCAAATAATCTCAAAATTCTAATTGTTGGAATGATATTCTTATACAATGGAGGGATGAAAGGTAATTACCTGATACTATTAAACAAGAAAAAGATTATTACGATTACGAGTTTTGCTTCTATCTTTATCAATGTTGGAATGAACGCACTATTAATACCGAAATATGGTGCAAATGGTGCTGCAATCGCTTCTGTTTTTACTTTATGTTTTATCAATTTTCTAATAAATTTCTTATTTAAAGATACACGTGAGGTAGGTAGAATTCAATTCAGATCATTTTTCTTAGTACACTTTATAAAAAAATATATACTGTGA
- a CDS encoding glycosyltransferase family 61 protein gives MIIRYKEYNSIRTDAKNLKESDKSLFENAKTALIKPSHLLFEKNTNIFLDLIVSNNSFKKNQSYCQINKISFKKRVLKNFFFLKKTNVIKKGVWCIDNWSYGYFHWFTDVIPRLIMANEVDDSYPILLPNSLAKFTFVEESLSIINQKAIFYDSTINNNVEDLLITSHTAHTGNYNKVIIEKVRDLFTINFNTKIAPFRKVFISREKAPRRKISNESAVQEVLLKNEIEIHYFEDYSLQKQIQIIVETSVLIGLHGAGLTNMLFMKKGGTVLEFRNHTDSKNNCYFSLASELDINYYYQLTEGTSKNTYDANVFIDLKNLQVTLNQIQSKY, from the coding sequence GTGATTATTAGATATAAAGAATATAATAGCATTAGAACAGATGCAAAAAACTTAAAAGAGTCTGATAAATCATTATTCGAAAATGCAAAAACTGCATTGATCAAACCTTCACATTTACTTTTCGAGAAAAACACAAATATATTTTTGGATCTTATAGTATCGAATAACTCATTTAAGAAAAATCAGTCTTACTGTCAAATAAATAAAATATCTTTTAAAAAAAGGGTTTTAAAAAACTTCTTCTTTTTAAAGAAAACTAATGTAATTAAAAAAGGAGTTTGGTGCATAGACAATTGGAGTTATGGTTACTTCCATTGGTTTACAGATGTAATTCCTAGATTAATTATGGCTAATGAAGTTGATGATAGTTACCCAATTTTATTACCAAACTCTTTAGCTAAATTTACCTTTGTGGAAGAGTCATTATCAATTATAAATCAAAAAGCTATTTTTTATGACTCTACTATTAATAATAATGTTGAAGATTTACTAATAACAAGTCATACTGCTCATACAGGAAACTATAATAAGGTAATTATAGAAAAAGTAAGAGATTTATTTACTATTAATTTCAATACAAAAATAGCTCCTTTTAGAAAAGTTTTTATAAGTAGAGAAAAAGCTCCTAGAAGGAAAATATCAAATGAAAGTGCTGTACAAGAAGTCCTCTTAAAAAATGAAATTGAAATACATTATTTTGAAGATTATTCATTACAAAAGCAAATTCAAATTATAGTAGAGACCAGTGTTCTTATTGGGCTTCATGGTGCAGGCTTAACTAATATGTTATTTATGAAAAAGGGTGGCACTGTTTTAGAATTTAGAAATCACACGGATAGTAAAAATAATTGTTACTTCTCTTTAGCATCAGAACTTGATATCAATTATTATTATCAATTAACTGAAGGAACATCTAAAAATACTTATGATGCAAATGTCTTTATTGATTTAAAAAACCTACAAGTAACATTAAATCAAATACAGTCCAAATATTAA
- a CDS encoding glycosyltransferase family protein → MNLAPIIVFSYNRSVHTRKVLEALKKNPLFDQSPLYLFCDGLKEGASEIDKIEHRKTVEIVTDEVYWTENTTVSISEENLGLAKSITQGVTKVIDKHGTAIILEDDIIVSTGFLKYMNDALLIYKDNSKVMHINGYLPKSPFQKNSFKNSTFFSSHMSCWGWATWKESWNKFSIGANLLYHKLEQLNLFQKMDLNGSFTGLDQLKSNIDGTISTWAIKWLSTILINDGICLNSSQSLVKNIGMDGSGVNSGLLFWNPYKTKRINSIENISKIPEKPNIGDCYFEEFYRYVNIKGYKRFFIKLYFYTLNRVFNIDTL, encoded by the coding sequence ATGAATTTAGCTCCAATAATTGTTTTTTCATACAACAGGTCAGTTCATACAAGAAAGGTTCTAGAGGCATTAAAGAAAAATCCTTTGTTTGATCAATCTCCATTGTATTTATTTTGTGATGGTTTAAAAGAAGGTGCTTCTGAAATAGACAAAATTGAACATAGAAAAACAGTAGAAATCGTTACTGATGAAGTCTATTGGACAGAAAATACTACAGTTTCAATCAGTGAAGAAAATCTAGGTTTAGCTAAATCAATAACTCAAGGCGTAACAAAAGTGATTGATAAACATGGAACAGCAATAATTTTAGAAGATGATATAATTGTGTCAACAGGATTTTTAAAATATATGAATGATGCATTATTAATCTATAAAGACAATTCTAAAGTAATGCATATTAATGGGTATTTACCAAAATCTCCTTTTCAAAAAAACTCTTTTAAAAATTCTACTTTCTTCTCCTCTCACATGTCTTGTTGGGGATGGGCTACTTGGAAAGAATCTTGGAATAAATTTAGCATTGGTGCAAACCTCCTCTATCATAAGCTAGAGCAATTAAATTTATTTCAAAAAATGGATCTAAATGGTTCGTTTACTGGCCTAGATCAATTAAAAAGTAATATTGATGGAACTATAAGTACATGGGCTATAAAATGGTTATCAACTATTTTAATTAACGATGGCATTTGTTTAAATAGCTCACAATCACTTGTTAAAAATATTGGAATGGATGGTAGTGGTGTAAATAGTGGATTACTATTTTGGAATCCCTATAAGACAAAACGAATAAATTCTATTGAGAACATCTCTAAAATACCAGAAAAACCCAACATTGGAGATTGCTATTTTGAAGAATTCTATCGCTATGTTAATATTAAAGGGTATAAAAGATTTTTTATTAAGCTTTATTTTTACACTCTAAATAGAGTATTTAACATCGATACGTTATAA
- a CDS encoding class I SAM-dependent methyltransferase, with amino-acid sequence MKLVQSLLQKIPFFNYLLHLNYLINKGYLYNLGWTKSLKSFSIVNNEGESIPWFTYSCIHFLSTRNLSNLNVFEFGSGNSTLWFQKRVNKIYSLEHDKSWYEKIKDQFTDNVTYIFKEVNKGYSQVINDQPIQFDLIIIDGRNRVECCKNSLSKLSNKGVIIWDNSDREKYNEGYNLLIDNGFKRIDFYGLAPSICDSSLTSIFYKEENCLGI; translated from the coding sequence ATGAAACTAGTTCAATCTTTACTTCAAAAAATTCCGTTTTTCAATTACTTACTTCATTTAAACTATTTAATCAACAAAGGTTATCTATATAATTTAGGGTGGACCAAAAGTCTAAAATCATTTTCTATTGTTAACAACGAAGGCGAATCAATTCCTTGGTTTACGTACAGCTGTATTCATTTTCTATCAACTCGAAATTTATCCAACCTAAATGTTTTTGAATTTGGAAGTGGAAATTCAACTTTATGGTTTCAAAAAAGAGTAAATAAAATCTATTCTTTAGAGCATGATAAAAGTTGGTATGAGAAAATAAAAGATCAATTTACAGATAATGTAACCTATATTTTTAAAGAGGTGAATAAAGGATATTCTCAAGTAATCAACGATCAACCAATTCAATTTGATCTAATAATTATTGATGGTAGAAACCGAGTAGAATGTTGTAAAAACTCTTTAAGTAAACTTTCAAATAAAGGGGTGATAATATGGGATAACTCAGATAGAGAAAAATACAATGAAGGCTACAATCTTTTAATTGACAATGGCTTTAAAAGAATAGATTTTTATGGTTTAGCTCCTTCAATATGTGATTCTTCTTTAACTTCAATTTTTTATAAAGAAGAAAATTGCTTGGGAATCTAA
- the gldG gene encoding gliding motility-associated ABC transporter substrate-binding protein GldG, which yields MRKWEDLLSFSAVLLFFIFVNIHADKLFFRIDLTEEKRFSINPATERLLEQLPSEVTVDVYLDGPLNAEFEHLKLAIQETLDEFKVRSNGKLEYRFVDPNDFSDLRQKQQFQRSIIEKGIPQTTLFDVSANGEQTQRLIFPGALISYKGKQKGILLLKGNKTKSAQEQINQSIEGVEYELASVIQDMVQSKSKRLAIVQGHDELSPQEIVEFSKVATNKYLVSWVEDLSLLKNFDAVLVAQPKTKFSNRDKYLIDQYLIEGGNAMFLMDKVQMNADSIPLGGAYAFGYDLNIDDLLFRIGIRSNINLVQDQQAGLLELVTGDFGDKANKKKLPWPYYIYLNTFSEHPIVRNMDVVYGKFVSSLDTVKSVGMKKIPLIFTSNYSRIRKMPNLVSLDEIKEVNQKKLFNKPHLPVAYLLEGKFKSLYANRFPPKGINPSTRIKSSTEKSKIIIVGDGDIIKNSINPLNGQIESIEFDRFRGQSLSNLEFVMNSLDYLMDDEGLIMARNKKVTLRPLDSFKIREEKSLWQWLNVGLPVFLTILLGSLFIFMRKKRFER from the coding sequence ATGCGTAAGTGGGAAGACCTATTATCTTTTTCAGCAGTCTTACTATTCTTTATTTTTGTAAATATTCATGCTGATAAGTTATTTTTTAGAATAGATCTTACAGAAGAGAAGAGGTTTAGCATTAATCCAGCTACTGAACGCTTACTTGAGCAACTTCCCTCTGAGGTAACTGTTGATGTTTATTTGGATGGGCCTTTAAATGCAGAATTTGAGCATTTGAAATTAGCTATTCAAGAAACATTAGATGAATTTAAAGTTAGATCGAATGGTAAATTAGAATACCGTTTTGTAGATCCTAACGATTTTTCTGATCTGCGCCAGAAACAACAATTTCAACGTTCTATAATAGAAAAAGGTATTCCGCAAACCACTTTATTTGATGTATCAGCGAATGGAGAACAAACACAACGATTGATATTTCCGGGAGCTTTAATATCTTATAAAGGAAAACAGAAAGGAATATTGCTTTTAAAAGGTAATAAAACAAAGTCAGCACAAGAGCAAATTAATCAATCAATAGAAGGAGTAGAGTACGAATTAGCTAGTGTAATTCAGGATATGGTGCAATCTAAATCAAAAAGGTTAGCCATTGTACAAGGACATGATGAATTATCACCTCAAGAAATTGTAGAGTTTTCTAAAGTTGCTACTAATAAATATTTAGTTTCTTGGGTAGAAGATTTGTCACTTCTTAAAAACTTTGATGCTGTTTTGGTAGCACAACCTAAAACGAAGTTTAGTAACAGAGATAAATACCTTATAGATCAGTATTTAATAGAGGGCGGTAATGCCATGTTTTTAATGGATAAGGTGCAAATGAATGCAGATTCTATCCCTTTAGGAGGAGCCTATGCTTTTGGGTATGATTTAAATATTGATGACCTGCTTTTTAGAATTGGTATCCGTTCTAATATCAATTTAGTACAAGACCAACAAGCAGGTTTATTAGAGCTAGTTACTGGGGATTTTGGCGATAAAGCAAACAAAAAAAAACTACCTTGGCCATATTATATCTATTTGAATACGTTTTCAGAACATCCAATTGTCCGTAATATGGATGTGGTATATGGAAAGTTTGTAAGTTCTCTTGATACCGTGAAGTCGGTTGGAATGAAAAAAATTCCATTAATTTTCACATCAAATTATTCTAGAATTCGAAAGATGCCAAATTTAGTTTCTTTAGATGAAATCAAGGAGGTAAATCAAAAAAAATTGTTTAATAAACCACATTTACCTGTTGCTTATTTATTAGAAGGTAAATTTAAATCTTTATACGCCAATAGATTTCCACCGAAAGGCATAAACCCATCTACACGGATTAAATCATCAACAGAAAAATCTAAAATTATTATTGTAGGCGATGGGGATATTATTAAGAACAGTATTAACCCTTTAAATGGTCAAATAGAGTCTATTGAGTTTGATAGATTTAGAGGTCAATCATTATCTAATTTAGAATTTGTAATGAATTCTTTAGATTATTTAATGGATGATGAAGGGCTAATAATGGCAAGAAATAAAAAAGTTACATTAAGGCCACTTGATTCATTTAAGATAAGAGAAGAAAAATCTCTATGGCAGTGGCTTAATGTCGGTTTACCTGTTTTCTTAACAATATTGTTAGGTAGCTTATTTATTTTTATGCGGAAGAAAAGGTTTGAGAGGTAG
- a CDS encoding CCA tRNA nucleotidyltransferase, protein MNFKDTLEQNPIFDIVARSAEEVGFKTYLVGGFVRDLLLKRPSKDIDIVCVGSGILLAEAVAKNGGNLPCNTFKNFGTAMVKFEEYEVEFVGARKESYRRESRKPIVEDGTLEDDQNRRDFTINALAISLNKENYGDLVDPFGGVDDLNKKNIITPLEPNITFSDDPLRMMRAIRFASQLSFDIDSDTFDAITENKKRIEIVSGERIMDELNKIVLSPLPSYGFKLLFTSGLLELIFPEMANLHGVERREGKGHKDNFYHTLKVLDNVAEKSDDLWLRWSAILHDIAKPATKRFNQRVGWTFHGHEDKGARMVPGIFKRLKLPLNDKMKFVQKLVRLHLRPIALVKKEVTDSAIRRLLFEAGDDIEALMALCRADITSKDGNKVKKYLSNFDFVESKLIAVEENDQVRNFQPVITGELIMETFDIKPSKEVGQIKDQVREAILDGKIKNTLEEAMPFMINIGKELGLSEK, encoded by the coding sequence ATCAATTTTAAAGATACATTAGAGCAAAATCCTATCTTCGACATTGTCGCTAGAAGTGCCGAAGAAGTAGGTTTTAAAACATATTTAGTTGGTGGATTTGTAAGAGATTTACTTCTTAAAAGACCTTCAAAAGACATCGACATTGTATGTGTTGGAAGTGGCATTCTTCTTGCCGAAGCTGTTGCAAAAAATGGAGGAAACCTACCTTGTAATACTTTCAAAAACTTTGGTACTGCCATGGTTAAATTTGAAGAATACGAAGTAGAGTTTGTTGGTGCAAGAAAAGAATCTTATAGAAGAGAGTCTCGTAAGCCTATTGTAGAAGATGGCACACTCGAAGACGACCAAAATAGACGAGATTTCACTATTAATGCTTTAGCAATTTCTTTAAACAAAGAAAACTATGGCGATTTAGTTGATCCTTTTGGGGGCGTAGACGATCTTAATAAGAAGAATATAATTACTCCGTTAGAGCCAAATATTACTTTTTCAGACGATCCTTTAAGAATGATGAGAGCAATACGTTTTGCTTCTCAATTATCATTTGATATTGATTCTGATACTTTTGATGCTATTACTGAAAATAAGAAACGCATCGAAATTGTTTCTGGAGAACGTATTATGGACGAGCTAAATAAAATTGTTTTGTCTCCACTCCCATCTTATGGGTTTAAGCTTCTCTTTACATCTGGTTTATTGGAACTCATCTTTCCTGAGATGGCCAATTTACATGGAGTTGAACGAAGAGAAGGTAAAGGACATAAAGATAATTTCTACCATACTTTAAAGGTTTTAGATAATGTAGCCGAAAAATCTGATGATTTATGGTTACGATGGTCAGCAATTCTACACGACATTGCTAAACCTGCAACTAAACGTTTTAATCAGAGAGTTGGATGGACCTTTCATGGTCACGAAGACAAAGGAGCGAGAATGGTTCCTGGAATTTTCAAAAGATTAAAACTTCCTTTAAATGATAAGATGAAGTTTGTACAAAAATTAGTACGTCTTCATTTACGTCCTATTGCTTTAGTTAAAAAAGAAGTTACAGATTCTGCAATAAGAAGATTACTTTTTGAAGCTGGAGACGATATTGAAGCTTTAATGGCATTATGTAGAGCTGATATTACTTCTAAGGATGGAAACAAGGTAAAGAAATATTTATCGAACTTCGATTTTGTAGAATCAAAACTAATTGCGGTTGAAGAAAATGATCAAGTAAGAAATTTCCAACCTGTAATTACAGGAGAATTGATTATGGAGACTTTTGATATCAAACCCTCTAAAGAAGTTGGGCAAATAAAAGATCAGGTTAGAGAAGCTATTTTAGATGGTAAAATCAAAAATACCCTAGAAGAAGCTATGCCTTTTATGATTAATATCGGTAAAGAACTGGGATTATCAGAAAAATAA
- the hemE gene encoding uroporphyrinogen decarboxylase encodes MNDLILRTARGEKTERTPVWLMRQAGRILPEYRAVRSSVSGFVELCQTPELAAEVTIQPVDLLGVDAAIIFSDILVIPEAMGLPYEMVEKRGPYFPNVVETEKDLQKIRVADVESDLGYVLEAIKITKKELNGRVPLIGFAGAPFTIFSYMIEGQGSKTFSKAKKMFYTQPEFSHKLLQMITDSTIAYLKAQIAAGADMIQIFDSWAGILSPEQFNIFALPYINQICDAITEVPKTVFAKGAYFAREDIGKSNCNTIGLDWNMDIAESRKFANGKVLQGNLDPCALYGSTADIEKATKAMLDKFGPDKHIANLGHGVYPDIDPEKVKVFINTVKEYSEKMR; translated from the coding sequence ATGAACGATTTAATTCTACGTACTGCTAGAGGAGAAAAAACAGAAAGAACTCCTGTATGGTTAATGAGACAAGCAGGACGTATTTTACCAGAATACAGAGCTGTAAGAAGCAGTGTTTCAGGTTTTGTTGAGTTGTGTCAAACGCCAGAATTAGCGGCTGAAGTAACAATTCAACCTGTAGATTTACTTGGTGTTGATGCTGCTATTATATTCTCAGATATTTTAGTAATTCCAGAAGCTATGGGATTACCTTATGAAATGGTAGAGAAACGTGGACCTTATTTTCCTAATGTAGTTGAAACTGAAAAAGATCTTCAAAAAATACGTGTTGCTGATGTAGAATCAGACTTAGGTTACGTATTGGAAGCAATTAAGATTACAAAAAAAGAATTAAATGGTAGAGTGCCTTTAATAGGTTTTGCAGGTGCTCCTTTCACTATTTTTTCTTATATGATAGAAGGACAAGGTTCTAAAACATTCTCGAAAGCAAAGAAAATGTTTTACACACAACCAGAATTCTCTCATAAGTTATTACAGATGATTACTGACAGCACAATTGCTTATTTAAAAGCACAAATTGCTGCGGGCGCAGATATGATCCAAATATTTGATTCTTGGGCAGGTATTTTATCTCCTGAACAATTTAATATTTTCGCATTGCCTTATATTAATCAAATATGTGATGCAATTACTGAAGTTCCGAAAACAGTTTTTGCTAAAGGAGCTTATTTTGCAAGAGAAGATATTGGAAAAAGTAACTGTAATACAATCGGGTTAGATTGGAATATGGATATTGCTGAATCTAGAAAGTTTGCTAACGGAAAAGTACTTCAAGGTAATTTAGACCCTTGTGCTCTTTATGGCTCTACTGCTGATATTGAAAAGGCAACTAAAGCGATGTTAGATAAATTTGGACCAGACAAACACATTGCCAATTTAGGTCATGGGGTTTACCCAGATATTGATCCTGAAAAAGTAAAAGTATTTATTAATACTGTAAAGGAATATTCTGAAAAGATGAGGTAG
- a CDS encoding type I restriction enzyme HsdR N-terminal domain-containing protein, which yields MKWLSKGKRDGVIRVSKNKDEVTYLPHIKTRSLYNPEEQVQLATYLSLIYDHGYPAEYVRVCVPVKMGSSTKEADIITYTDEDGLDPFMIVECKKKGVPESVFHGAIDQGFSYASATLAKFVWTTDGDRNIYHEVNPQKIGERKANKMYTIPPFKGSDGFLFKLKRSTYKVVTSPLKFIKSIFKIPSVQNALIYMILLSCSFAMLSILAVEHINQIIEYTKVLWDKFRMDFSWIYYAISFISLFFTVTLGSIVKAIPSIRKQGLSLKQVLFLCLFLFLPVYLIGDYYTLSWWNWKHFRAMPYKEWIFAEPQLVIFPVQLFLFATILALAPNKRKRKRISRKKY from the coding sequence ATGAAGTGGTTATCTAAAGGAAAACGTGATGGCGTTATTCGAGTAAGTAAGAATAAAGATGAGGTAACCTATTTACCTCACATAAAAACGCGTTCATTATATAACCCTGAAGAACAAGTTCAATTAGCCACTTATTTATCTCTTATTTACGATCATGGATATCCCGCCGAGTATGTTCGTGTTTGCGTTCCTGTTAAAATGGGATCTTCTACGAAAGAAGCTGATATTATTACATATACAGACGAAGATGGTTTAGACCCTTTCATGATTGTTGAATGTAAGAAAAAAGGAGTTCCAGAATCTGTTTTTCATGGGGCAATAGATCAAGGTTTTTCCTATGCAAGTGCTACTCTAGCAAAATTTGTATGGACTACAGATGGGGATCGTAACATTTACCACGAAGTTAATCCTCAAAAAATTGGAGAAAGGAAGGCAAATAAAATGTATACTATTCCTCCTTTTAAAGGTAGTGATGGCTTCTTATTTAAGTTAAAAAGGAGCACTTACAAAGTAGTAACTTCTCCACTTAAATTTATTAAATCAATTTTTAAAATTCCTTCTGTTCAAAATGCTTTAATTTATATGATTTTATTATCATGTAGTTTTGCTATGTTAAGCATTTTGGCTGTAGAACATATTAATCAGATAATTGAATATACTAAGGTACTTTGGGATAAATTTAGAATGGATTTCTCATGGATTTACTATGCGATTTCATTTATCTCTCTGTTCTTTACAGTAACCTTAGGATCCATAGTAAAAGCAATACCAAGTATTAGAAAACAAGGATTGAGTTTAAAACAAGTACTATTTCTTTGTCTATTTTTATTCCTTCCTGTTTATCTTATTGGCGATTATTATACCTTAAGTTGGTGGAATTGGAAACATTTTAGAGCAATGCCCTATAAAGAATGGATTTTTGCAGAACCACAATTGGTTATATTCCCTGTGCAGCTTTTCCTTTTTGCAACTATTCTAGCTTTAGCACCAAATAAGAGAAAAAGAAAACGCATTAGTCGTAAAAAGTATTAG
- a CDS encoding thioredoxin family protein has product MRSLLSLLLLLPFFCQAQGVQFKNISIDEAKKIAQNEQKGIFISIGTSWCPNCNWMEEEVLDLKKVGNFINDKYVSLSIDAESKKGIKIVDQLQLHTYPAYIYLQNDGTPLHLTVGEMSEAEFIKTSKQAEDPHYQYFTLKKKIESSKYITTEDLAHYITTSYATNTNDSLHLDKFLKEITDEDIENKDIWSALKQATIHLGLHSEPTLYVIKHARIIEDKYGVKEIIVTINSAAKVSMRPFVTNRDVAGWQELMSFLEEKLGRQGETLNFAYNPTFYLNIRDYATAYNKMEQGVSTLSDRDKEIKGYLYRNWAFNVYQYYNDEDKLRAANNWIDTAISVHENSVNLETKAGLLFKLKEYKAAKEYALKAIDLSKKEKVHALVAHTVLNELEEVN; this is encoded by the coding sequence ATGCGCTCACTATTATCACTCCTCCTTTTATTACCATTCTTTTGCCAAGCCCAAGGCGTTCAATTCAAGAATATATCAATTGATGAGGCTAAAAAAATTGCTCAAAATGAACAAAAAGGTATTTTTATTTCTATTGGAACCTCATGGTGTCCCAATTGTAATTGGATGGAAGAAGAAGTTCTTGATTTAAAGAAAGTTGGTAATTTTATCAATGATAAATACGTTAGCCTTTCTATAGATGCTGAAAGTAAAAAAGGGATTAAGATTGTAGATCAATTACAACTACATACCTACCCTGCGTACATCTATTTACAAAATGATGGAACACCTTTACATTTAACTGTTGGAGAAATGTCTGAGGCTGAATTTATAAAAACATCTAAACAAGCTGAAGATCCTCACTATCAGTATTTCACTTTAAAAAAGAAAATTGAATCTTCTAAATACATTACAACAGAAGATCTTGCTCACTACATTACTACTAGTTACGCTACAAATACAAATGATAGTTTACATCTTGATAAATTCTTAAAAGAAATTACAGATGAAGATATAGAAAACAAAGATATTTGGAGTGCCCTTAAACAAGCTACTATCCATCTAGGATTACATTCAGAACCTACTTTATATGTTATAAAACATGCTCGTATTATTGAAGACAAATATGGTGTAAAAGAAATAATTGTTACTATTAATAGTGCTGCAAAAGTTTCTATGCGTCCTTTTGTAACAAATAGAGATGTTGCTGGTTGGCAAGAATTGATGTCTTTTTTAGAAGAAAAATTAGGTAGACAAGGAGAAACACTCAACTTTGCCTATAACCCTACTTTTTATCTAAACATTAGAGATTATGCTACTGCTTACAATAAAATGGAGCAAGGTGTAAGCACATTATCTGACAGAGATAAAGAAATAAAGGGATATTTATATAGAAACTGGGCTTTTAATGTGTATCAATATTATAATGATGAAGATAAATTAAGAGCTGCAAATAATTGGATTGATACTGCTATTAGTGTGCACGAAAACTCTGTAAATCTAGAAACAAAAGCAGGTTTACTTTTCAAATTAAAAGAATATAAAGCAGCTAAAGAATATGCTTTAAAAGCTATTGATTTAAGTAAAAAAGAAAAAGTTCATGCACTAGTAGCACACACAGTATTAAATGAATTAGAAGAAGTTAATTAA